Below is a window of Rubricoccus marinus DNA.
TGGAGGTTCAGGGCCGTCAAGCCGCTTCGCGCTGCGAGGCACACGGCCTCAGAAGTTGGGGTCGCCATGTCAATTCTGGCATCGCTCCGCACAGACACACGTCGGCCATGGTGGGAGCGCCCCCGTCGGCCGACGCGCACTCGCGGTCGGCGGGGGTGCCTCTCCCCGCCCCCTGTTGCGGCAAAAAAGAAGCCCGGCGACCTCGTGGGTCGCCGGGCTGAGGGCCTCCGGTTCTGGGCTATTCGTCTCGCCAGTCGGTTTCGCTGGCGGCGCTGCCGCCGTAGGCGTCGGTGCCGTAGAGGAAGTCTCCGTAACTCGCCCCCGGTGCCACCGTGTCCCGGTAGCTCGCCCGGTAGGCGTACGGGCTCTCCTCGGCGACGGCGTGCGCCTCGGCCCAAGCCTTCCGGTCGTCGGCCCAGTCGAGCCAGGCCGCCGCGGCCTCGTGCGCCCGGCTGATCGCGACGTGGACTTGCGTCTCCTGGCCTCCGGTCACGTGGTACCGGAGGACTCGGCCCGTGCCGTAGGCGTCGGACTCCAGCCGGATCAGAGGGGCCACCCACAGGGCGTCCTCCGGCGGGAGCCGGCCCAGCAGGTGCTTGCTCGTCTGCGTGCCCGTCCGGTCGGCCACTTCGAGGAAGAGGTGGACCTCGTCGGCCGTGGAGTCGTCGGGATCGACCTGGGCGATCCGGGCTACGAGCTCCGGGTACTTGTCGCCAGCCTCGGCCCGAGCCGCGAGCCGGGCCAGCCCGGCGGCCTCGCAGTCCTGCAACCGCGACGGGAGGATGAAGCTCTTCGTGCGGAGCCCGAAGCTTGCCCTCAGGGCGTCCTCCTTCATCATGTGCGGGTGGAACTGGGGGCACGACGTGCGCCGGAGCCAGCACGCGAAGCGGTACCAGGTCCGGGCCTGAGCGTAGTGCGGACGGTTGTAAGTGCGGATCATAACAGGGCCTCTTGGAGAGCTCGTGAGAGCCACTGCACCCAGGGGACCCGAGTGGTCCCCGCAGCCAGCGGCTTAAAAAGCCAGCAGGCGTAAGGCCGGACTACGGGGTCAAAGGGCCGTCTTCGGCCCGAGGTGGAGCGCACGCGCGCGGAGGGACCGTCGGGGAAATCGGTCTGCCGATTTCGTCGTCGCAGCGCGAGCACGGGGGCGACCAACCTTGACGCTGTCCGGCCGTCGCCTAGATTGCCAGGAACCGCTGCCAACACCCCGCCCCTCCTCCTGCCGACGCCGCTGGGTCGGCGTCGGAAGGGCCACACGTCGGAGCCCCGCTCCGTCCGCTTTCGCGCCTCTCGCCAGGGGTCTCGGCATCACCGCGACGGCTGCCCAGTGACCGGCCAGGCCATCAATCTCGATAACGTGAAGGGGCTTGCTAGCCAACTTACCATGTGGTAAGTTGCTCGTATGACAGCTGATAGATCGACCCCCGACCGGCTCCTCGACCTCGCCGCCGAGCACGTCGAGCGCGGCGGCATACACGCCTTCAGCTTCCGCGACCTCGCTGGACCCCTCGGCCTTACTCACGCCGCCGTCCACTACCACTTCCGCTCCAAAGCGGACCTCGCCCAGGCCCTCGCCTCTCAGTACCGCCGGCGGCTCCTCGGAGAGCTGGCGGCCCTCGACGACCGCGAGAGCGACCCGGCCACGCGGCTCCGGGCTTTCGTCGCGGCTTACGGGGAGGGGGTCCGCGCTGGCCGGTTCTGCCTTTGTGGGATGCTCGCGTCCGACGCCAGCTCGCTCCCCGAAGGCGTCCGCGCCGAGGTTGAGGCCTTCTTCGAGTCCGTCGAGGGTTGGCTTGCCGACACGCTCTGCTTGGGCCGCCGCGCGGGCGCGCTCGCCTTCGACGGCGAACCGGCCGACGTCGCCGCGCTCGCGCTCGCCGCCGTCGAGGGCGCCATGCTCACGGCGTGGTCGGCACCCGACGCGGACCACGCCGACCTCCGCTACCGGCGGGCCACGGACGCCCTCCTCTCCTCGTTGACCCCCTGCCCCTCACTCCCTTGACGACCACTACCCGAAGGGCCTGCCCAGACGACGCTCCACCGCTGCGCCGACTCATCCGAGAGAGCGGGCTGTTCGAGCCCGACGAGGCCGACTACGTCGTCGGCACGCTCGAAGACCACTTCGAGGGGGGGCCGGAGCCCGGTCACCGGTGGGACGTCGCCGAGTCCGGGGACGCCATCGTCGGCGTCGCGTACTCGGCCGCCGAGACGCTCGCCGACCGGGTCTGGAACCTCCTCTTCCTCGCCGTCGACCCGGCCCTTCGTGGGGGCGGTCACGGGGCCGAG
It encodes the following:
- a CDS encoding TetR/AcrR family transcriptional regulator — protein: MTADRSTPDRLLDLAAEHVERGGIHAFSFRDLAGPLGLTHAAVHYHFRSKADLAQALASQYRRRLLGELAALDDRESDPATRLRAFVAAYGEGVRAGRFCLCGMLASDASSLPEGVRAEVEAFFESVEGWLADTLCLGRRAGALAFDGEPADVAALALAAVEGAMLTAWSAPDADHADLRYRRATDALLSSLTPCPSLP